In Anaerolineales bacterium, a genomic segment contains:
- a CDS encoding tyrosine-type recombinase/integrase has protein sequence MTQLVPYQPQPAGFPETETVNVWVAMAGLSTHTQRAYRRWIRTYLSAVNQRPLKEIDLKALSVEFATQSLGTAPLKAWLGSLKAKNLGKQSIMQAKAAVVWLAQFMADLERLDYSVASGLSRVKAPRAETGQRSGTWLTQDEIRHLISAMRRSTGGNTAITTRNTAIIVLMVTCGLRRDEISTMVWSDLGKQGRNHVLRVHGKGEKLRTVKLPEMTLAAIEAWREQHPLPEGNRPIFTRIWKNGRVTTSGITDRAVWIVVQDAAKRAGLQKVSPHDLRRSFARGAYEAGVSFELIRQALGHSTIATTERYVNSVLELDKSATDIWADALEESE, from the coding sequence ATGACCCAACTCGTCCCCTATCAACCGCAACCTGCGGGCTTTCCCGAAACCGAGACGGTCAATGTCTGGGTGGCGATGGCAGGGCTTTCGACGCATACGCAGCGTGCCTATCGGCGTTGGATTCGGACGTACCTCAGCGCGGTGAATCAGCGCCCACTCAAAGAAATTGATTTGAAAGCGCTCTCCGTTGAATTTGCCACTCAAAGCCTCGGCACTGCTCCCCTAAAAGCATGGTTAGGGAGTCTGAAAGCGAAAAACCTCGGCAAGCAATCGATCATGCAGGCGAAGGCAGCAGTGGTCTGGTTGGCGCAGTTTATGGCAGATTTAGAGCGGCTGGATTACTCGGTGGCAAGCGGCTTAAGCCGGGTGAAAGCCCCTCGCGCCGAAACCGGACAGCGCAGCGGAACATGGCTGACCCAAGACGAAATCCGTCACCTGATCAGCGCCATGCGCCGCAGCACAGGCGGCAACACGGCGATCACCACCCGCAACACGGCGATCATCGTTCTGATGGTCACCTGTGGGCTGCGCCGTGATGAAATCTCCACGATGGTTTGGAGCGATTTAGGGAAACAAGGGCGAAATCACGTCCTGCGCGTTCACGGCAAGGGCGAAAAACTGCGCACCGTGAAACTTCCAGAGATGACTCTGGCTGCGATTGAGGCATGGCGTGAGCAGCACCCCCTTCCCGAAGGCAACCGTCCGATCTTCACCCGCATTTGGAAGAACGGGCGTGTCACTACCAGTGGTATCACAGACCGCGCCGTGTGGATCGTCGTTCAAGATGCGGCGAAACGGGCAGGGTTGCAGAAAGTCTCCCCCCATGATTTGAGGCGTTCCTTTGCGCGGGGGGCATATGAAGCGGGCGTCTCGTTTGAATTGATCCGGCAGGCGCTCGGACATTCAACGATTGCCACCACAGAGCGCTATGTAAATTCCGTTCTCGAACTCGATAAATCGGCAACGGACATTTGGGCGGATGCCCTTGAGGAAAGCGAATAG
- a CDS encoding class I SAM-dependent methyltransferase, producing the protein MALKTADPSHIDSADPHYPYDETHIGQTELTPSYRVDLRPLDKDVFFDANPISDWAALSWEDIGRPYRVERWSQEKKQWEKEHDQTMPVKTCWEHFNRSFQTLFDSEVMRERKKALASIGGGLTKLQLAEAWESLAETIRWTLWNKVHRTEDAIWDPRGKRALFEGLEVERPNILFLGAADGYEAMQLMAMYPGGHAVLVDYDDYCRTDRFGRFPEAYPFLGMNRESGHPKVWYREQMDIDFEVADIRELSYGREFDIVLSIGLVEHFPDEYKPLAFEMHRKFVRPGGYVIFTTPRIQFTSKLFYTLFADVMNFAYRELMDIRHLGKYVYENGFEILRHGVIKAHNGVIARVR; encoded by the coding sequence ATGGCGCTTAAAACCGCTGACCCTTCCCACATCGATTCCGCCGATCCCCACTATCCCTACGATGAAACGCATATTGGGCAGACCGAACTCACCCCCTCCTATCGGGTTGATCTGCGCCCTTTGGATAAAGATGTCTTTTTTGACGCAAATCCGATCAGCGATTGGGCGGCGCTCTCGTGGGAGGATATTGGACGCCCCTACCGCGTAGAACGATGGTCACAAGAAAAAAAACAATGGGAAAAAGAACACGATCAGACGATGCCTGTCAAAACCTGTTGGGAGCATTTTAACCGTTCCTTTCAGACGTTGTTTGATTCCGAGGTGATGCGCGAACGGAAAAAAGCGCTGGCAAGCATCGGCGGTGGGCTGACGAAACTGCAACTAGCCGAGGCATGGGAATCGCTGGCGGAAACGATCCGCTGGACTCTGTGGAACAAAGTTCATCGGACTGAGGATGCCATTTGGGACCCACGCGGCAAGCGAGCGCTTTTTGAGGGGTTGGAGGTAGAACGCCCCAACATCTTGTTCTTAGGGGCGGCGGATGGGTACGAAGCGATGCAGCTTATGGCAATGTATCCGGGCGGTCATGCTGTGTTGGTCGATTATGATGACTACTGCCGAACGGATCGCTTTGGGCGTTTTCCAGAAGCATACCCCTTCTTGGGCATGAATCGGGAGAGTGGGCATCCCAAAGTATGGTATCGAGAGCAGATGGACATTGATTTTGAGGTTGCCGACATTCGTGAGTTGAGCTATGGGCGAGAATTCGACATTGTGCTGAGCATTGGCTTGGTAGAGCATTTCCCCGACGAGTACAAACCGCTTGCTTTTGAAATGCACCGTAAATTCGTTCGTCCGGGCGGGTATGTCATCTTCACCACCCCGCGTATTCAGTTCACCTCAAAACTGTTTTACACCCTCTTTGCCGATGTGATGAACTTTGCCTACCGCGAATTGATGGATATTCGGCATTTAGGGAAGTATGTCTATGAAAATGGCTTTGAGATTCTGAGGCATGGCGTCATCAAAGCCCACAATGGGGTGATTGCCCGCGTGCGTTGA
- a CDS encoding GNAT family N-acetyltransferase — MSVSYDILPYTPDLLHITGQIIQEIVTAPPLNEISALSDVLAKYQSDSTRDGFGGYLLKVNGKYAGASAWFDVSGRELNDRWRPRFSPREHVPTPSGRGVLLSMIAVLPRYQRHGLGRALLARTLETVEASRDWIALNTLSEEPHMLALLRDHDFDVLPLSSPMSKGRLCLIKWVRQAEVIP, encoded by the coding sequence ATGAGCGTTTCTTACGATATTCTCCCCTACACTCCCGATTTGTTACACATTACCGGACAGATCATTCAAGAAATTGTTACCGCCCCACCGCTTAACGAAATCTCTGCCCTCAGTGATGTTTTAGCAAAGTACCAAAGCGATAGCACCCGCGATGGCTTCGGGGGTTACTTGCTTAAGGTCAATGGAAAGTATGCCGGGGCAAGCGCATGGTTTGATGTGAGTGGGCGGGAATTGAATGATCGTTGGCGTCCGCGTTTCAGCCCGCGTGAGCATGTCCCTACGCCATCGGGACGGGGCGTGCTGCTCTCAATGATTGCTGTTTTGCCGCGCTATCAACGGCATGGGTTGGGACGAGCGCTGCTGGCACGGACCTTAGAGACGGTTGAGGCAAGCCGTGATTGGATCGCCCTCAATACCCTTTCTGAAGAACCACACATGCTGGCGCTCTTGCGCGATCATGACTTTGATGTTTTGCCCCTTAGCAGCCCAATGAGCAAAGGGCGCTTGTGCTTGATCAAATGGGTGCGGCAGGCGGAAGTTATCCCTTAG
- the mvaD gene encoding diphosphomevalonate decarboxylase codes for MPTQTATASAFSNIALIKYWGNRDDVFRLPVNGSISMNLAGLRTRTTVTFDPALSEDVAEVDGSPMRGGGLTRITRHLDHIRRRAAMTTFARVASESNFPAGAGIASSASAFAALSLAGAEAAGLALSERELSALARLGSGSASRSVPGGFVEWYVGDSDETSYAESIAPAEHWTLVDCVALVSTAHKTTGSTEGHSLAATSPLQNARVADAPRRLDLCRTALLARDIEKLAHIAELDSDMMHAVMMTGTPSLFYWQPATLAVMAEVRRLRGMGTPVFYTIDAGANVHCLCSAEAAGEVEAALRAVPGVISVLSAGAGGAAWVER; via the coding sequence ATGCCCACTCAGACAGCTACCGCCAGCGCGTTTTCTAACATTGCCCTGATCAAATATTGGGGCAACCGTGATGATGTTTTTCGCCTTCCCGTCAACGGCTCAATCTCAATGAACCTTGCCGGATTGCGAACCCGCACCACTGTCACCTTCGATCCCGCCCTTTCCGAGGATGTGGCGGAGGTTGATGGCAGCCCTATGCGTGGCGGCGGGTTGACGCGGATCACCCGCCACCTTGATCATATTCGCCGCCGCGCCGCCATGACCACCTTTGCCCGTGTCGCCTCGGAGAGCAATTTTCCCGCCGGAGCGGGCATTGCCTCCTCTGCTTCGGCATTTGCGGCACTTTCTCTTGCCGGCGCAGAGGCGGCAGGGTTAGCGCTTTCTGAACGGGAATTGTCGGCGTTGGCGCGGTTAGGTTCAGGGTCGGCGTCGCGTTCTGTCCCCGGCGGGTTTGTCGAATGGTATGTGGGCGATTCGGACGAGACGAGTTATGCCGAGAGCATCGCCCCCGCCGAGCATTGGACGCTGGTCGATTGCGTTGCTCTCGTCAGCACCGCACACAAGACGACGGGCAGCACGGAGGGTCACAGCCTTGCGGCGACGAGTCCGCTCCAAAATGCACGTGTTGCCGATGCCCCCCGCCGCCTTGATCTGTGTCGGACGGCACTTCTGGCGCGGGATATTGAAAAACTCGCCCACATTGCCGAACTTGATTCAGATATGATGCACGCGGTTATGATGACAGGCACGCCGTCACTCTTTTATTGGCAGCCAGCGACGCTCGCAGTTATGGCAGAAGTGCGGCGCTTACGAGGGATGGGGACACCCGTTTTCTATACGATTGACGCGGGCGCAAACGTTCATTGCTTGTGTTCGGCGGAGGCGGCGGGGGAGGTAGAAGCCGCCCTTCGTGCCGTGCCGGGCGTGATCAGCGTCCTTTCGGCGGGGGCGGGCGGGGCGGCGTGGGTTGAGCGCTAG